In one Drosophila pseudoobscura strain MV-25-SWS-2005 chromosome X, UCI_Dpse_MV25, whole genome shotgun sequence genomic region, the following are encoded:
- the LOC4812459 gene encoding leucine-rich repeat extensin-like protein 3: MKPMLILLALAGLAAVCVRADVSHLFGGGGHGHHHEHDHHDHHDHHDHHDHHDYHYDAHAHSSHASHQDGHHDLHIDLHYQPEPHHHHHHVEQEPKFNIPSGYSYGGPPPAPKSSYLPPAEKPRQKYLPPKASLPPPPPPPAPKTSYLPPSKPEVKYLPPAPAPAPAPKYLPPAPAPAPKYLPPAPAPAPKYLPPAPAPAPAPKYLPPKVAPSLPPPPPPPAVAPKPSYLPPAKPEKSYLPPAPPASKYLPAEEPAARYLPPKVAPSLPPPPPPPAVAPKASYLPPAPRPESSYLPPSAEHHHHQHQHQPEIDFHIPIPSYALPLQSENHVHVPEQGYQYKPPLRRFRQ; this comes from the exons ATG AAACCCATGCTGATCCTGTTGGCCCTGGCAGGCCTTGCTGCTGTCTGTGTCCGGGCGGATGTGTCCCATCTGTTTGGGGGCGGTGGCCACGGGCACCATCACGAGCACGACCATCACGATCATCACGATCATCATGACCATCATGATCATCACGATTATCACTACGATGCCCATGCCCACTCCTCGCACGCCAGTCACCAAGATGGCCACCACGATCTGCACATAGATCTGCACTACCAGCCAGagccccaccaccaccaccatcatgTGGAGCAGGAGCCCAAGTTCAACATTCCCAGCGGCTACAGCTATGGAGGACCACCGCCGGCTCCGAAGAGCAGCTACctgccgccagcggagaagCCCCGCCAGAAGTATCTGCCACCTAAGGCGTcgctgccgccaccaccaccgccgccagccCCCAAGACCAGCTACTTGCCCCCTTCCAAGCCGGAAGTGAAGTATCTGCCCCCTGCACCTGCACCCGCGCCTGCACCCAAGTACCTGCCTCCTGCACCCGCGCCTGCTCCAAAGTACCTGCCTCCTGCACCTGCACCCGCACCCAAGTACCTGCctcctgcacctgcacctgcacccgCACCCAAGTATCTGCCCCCTAAGGTCGCCCCCAGCCTGCCGCCACCACCTCCGCCACCAGCCGTTGCACCGAAGCCCAGCTACTTGCCTCCTGCCAAGCCGGAGAAGAGCTATctgccaccagcaccaccggCCAGCAAGTACCTGCCCGCAGAGGAGCCCGCGGCCAGATATCTGCCTCCCAAGGTGGCTCCCagtctgccgccgccaccaccgcccccGGCAGTGGCGCCCAAGGCCAGCTACCTGCCACCCGCCCCCCGGCCAGAGTCGAGCTACCTGCCGCCCAGTGCGGAgcatcaccaccaccagcaccagcatcagccaGAGATCGACTTCCACATCCCCATACCATCGTACGCCCTGCCCCTGCAGTCGGAGAACCACGTCCACGTCCCCGAGCAGGGCTACCAGTACAAGCCGCCACTGCGTCGCTTCAGGCAATAG
- the LOC6900044 gene encoding proline-rich extensin-like protein EPR1, with protein sequence MKLLVLALCGLALVAGDVSHLFDHHDHHDHPGYNYDPPSVPFELPTPGPEYLPPEPVTARVIAPVPSYLPPVKPVTKPTPVYLPPQPSVKPEIPVVRTPKPSYLPPPLPTVKVVTPKPLYLPPPLPTVKVVTPKPSYLPPPPPVVKVVPPPKPAYLPPAAPIVKVVPPKPAYLPPSVAPVAPVVEQPQPEYLPPSKPTFKIPIPSYAAPLEEPVNSYLPPQEIVEPHSEDGYHYDAPAQPFLF encoded by the exons ATG aaACTCCTGGTCCTTGCTCTATGCGGTCTCGCGCTGGTGGCCGGCGATGTCTCGCATCTGTTCGATCATCATGATCACCATGATCATCCCGGCTACAACTACGATCCACCGAGTGTTCCCTTCGAACTGCCAACCCCTGGGCCTGaatatctgccaccggaaCCCGTGACAGCTCGCGTTATTGCTCCAGTTCCGTCTTACTTGCCACCGGTGAAGCCTGTGACCAAGCCGACTCCGGTTTACTTGCCGCCCCAGCCGTCAGTGAAGCCCGAGATTCCGGTCGTCAGGACACCCAAGCCCTCGTACCTGCCACCCCCACTGCCAACTGTGAAGGTCGTGACACCCAAGCCCTTGTATCTGCCACCCCCACTGCCAACTGTGAAGGTCGTGACACCCAAGCCTTCTTACCTGCCACCCCCGCCGCCAGTTGTGAAGGTTGTGCCTCCTCCTAAGCCGGCATATCTGCCACCTGCTGCTCCCATCGTCAAGGTTGTGCCACCTAAGCCTGCTTACCTGCCACCGTCCGTGGCACCCGTCGCACCCGTGGTGGAGCAGCCCCAGCCGGAGTATCTGCCGCCCTCGAAGCCGACGTTCAAGATTCCGATCCCCTCCTATGCCGCCCCGCTGGAGGAGCCCGTGAACAGCTACCTGCCGCCCCAGGAGATCGTGGAGCCGCACAGCGAGGATGGCTATCACTACGATGCCCCCGCCCAGCCATTCCTCTTCTGA
- the LOC6900045 gene encoding extensin, whose protein sequence is MKFFILATFGMLLSLAAGDVSHLPLELLEEHQQEHQGYGYDYPKPVVPFVVVTTTTEPPTPPPTYLPPKPVPTYLPPPPPTTTTTTTTTTTPAPTPAPTYLPPPPPTTTTTTPPPTPAPTYLPPPPPTTTTTTPAPTPAPIYLPPPQPEPQPEPEPEEEHGYHYEAPAKAFVF, encoded by the exons ATG AAATTCTTCATTTTGGCCACCTTTGGCATGCTGCTGTCTCTGGCTGCCGGGGATGTCTCGCATCTGCCGCTGGAACTCCTGGAGGAGCATCAGCAGGAGCATCAGGGCTATGGCTATGACTATCCCAAGCCGGTGGTGCCCTTTGTGGTAGTGACAACCACAACAGAACCACCCACACCACCGCCAACGTACCTGCCGCCGAAGCCAGTGCCCACGTatctgccgccgccgccaccaacaacaaccacaaccacgACCACAACAACGACACCGGCACCCACACCTGCCCCAACCTACCTGCCACCTCCACCACCGACCACAACGACAACCACACCGCCACCCACGCCCGCCCCTACTTATCTGCCACCTCCCCCACCGACCACAACGACCACAACGCCTGCCCCGACGCCAGCACCTATCTACCTGCCGCccccacagccagagccacagccggagccggagccagaggaGGAGCACGGATACCACTACGAGGCGCCCGCCAAGGCGTTTGTGTTCTAG
- the LOC6900046 gene encoding uncharacterized protein has protein sequence MRRTYRSINSWGLSAGACIRSSNVWLEATEIQLHSKSHSIPPVKITHDTMRLSIFGLLMLLLLTVCLHSATSDVSQLVRSGNGFVYDVPKVTQLELEVSNEFPTGEKFPQDAIPVAPSDAELGQAEEPADESQPISAFSSKSASSIHGYKYQVPSRRFKS, from the exons ATGAGGCGAACATATAGAAGTATAAATAGTTGGGGTCTCAGCGCCGGCGCTTGCATTCGCTCGAGCAACGTTTGGCTGGAAGCGACCGAGATCCAACTCCATTCTAAgagccattccattcccccaGTCAAGATCACACACGATACCATG CGTCTCTCCATTTTTggcctgctgatgctgctgctgttgacgGTTTGTCTGCATTCCGCCACATCGGATGTCTCACAGCTGGTGCGCTCTGGTAATGGCTTCGTCTACGACGTGCCCAAGGTCAcccagctggagctggaggtcaGCAATGAGTTCCCCACGGGCGAGAAGTTCCCCCAGGACGCCATACCCGTGGCCCCATCCGACGCAGAGCTGGGCCAGGCCGAAGAGCCAGCCGACGAATCCCAGCCAATATCCGCCTTCAGCAGTAAAAGTGCCAGCAGCATTCACGGCTACAAGTACCAGGTGCCCAGCAGGCGATTCAAGAGCTGA